One region of Zingiber officinale cultivar Zhangliang chromosome 7B, Zo_v1.1, whole genome shotgun sequence genomic DNA includes:
- the LOC122005219 gene encoding serine/threonine-protein kinase AtPK2/AtPK19-like — protein sequence MVFSEIRSATKAHVRKNLKMEILLPTGPPDAVASENLEFDFSDVFGPAPVHASVNLHVPISDNSTESVSETVYGDPIVILKRSHSLVGPSTPVSKSLQLRKLTIHETDSSLELLECTTREAGDHDSPICIRDKHETISEKCEGIGLDDFEVLKLVGKGAFGKVFQVRKKGTSEIYAMKVMRKDSVMEKNHAEYMKSERDILTKVDHPFVVQLRYSFQTKYRLYLVLDFVNGGHLFFQLYNHGLFREVLARIYAAEIVSAVSHLHANGIMHRDLKPENILLDADGHAMLTDFGLAKEFDENTRSNSLCGTLEYMAPEIVLGKGHDKAADWWSVGILLFEMLTGKPPFISSNREKMQQKIMKEKIKLPAYLSSEAHSLLKGLLQKEASKRLGSGPTGSNEIKSHKWFKSINWRKLENREIQPCFRPNVAGKTCIANFDKRWTSMPVLDSPVASPVAGQNEFAGFTYVRPAPFLQKPSLLS from the exons ATGGTTTTCTCTGAGATACGTAGTGCCACCAAGGCCCATGTTCGCAAGAACTTAAAGATGGAGATACTTCTTCCAACAGGCCCTCCTGATGCAGTGGCCTCCGAAAACTTagaatttgatttttctgatgtgTTTGGTCCTGCCCCGGTTCATGCCTCTGTTAACTTACATGTTCCCATTTCTGATAATTCAACTGAATCAGTAAGTGAGACAGTTTATGGCGACCCGATAGTTATTCTCAAGAGATCACATTCGCTAGTGGGTCCTTCAACCCCAGTTAGCAAATCGTTGCAGCTTAGAAAGCTCACAATTCATGAGACTGACAGCTCCTTGGAACTTTTGGAGTGTACAACCAGGGAGGCAGGTGATCATGATTCACCAATCTGCATCAGAGATAAGCATGAAACCATATCTGAGAAATGTGAGGGCATTGGACTTGATGATTTTGAGGTTTTGAAGCTTGTTGGGAAAGGGGCATTCGGGAAAGTGTTTCAGGTGAGAAAGAAAGGTACTTCTGAAATCTATGCAATGAAAGTAATGCGGAAAGACAGCGTCATGGAAAAAAATCATGCTGAGTACATGAAATCTGAGCGAGATATACTGACCAAAGTTGACCATCCTTTTGTAGTCCAACTTAGGTACTCATTCCAG ACAAAGTACCGGTTATACCTTGTTCTAGACTTTGTAAATGGGGGGCATCTATTCTTTCAACTCTATAATCATGGCTTGTTCAG AGAGGTTCTTGCTCGCATATATGCTGCTGAAATAGTATCTGCTGTTAGTCATCTTCATGCAAATGGTATAATGCACAGGGACCTCAAACCTGAGAACATTCTCCTGGATGCGGATGGTCAT GCCATGTTAACTGACTTTGGTTTGGCAAAGGAGTTTGATGAAAATACTAGATCAAACTCTCTCTGTGGGACGCTGGAGTATATGGCACCTGAGATTGTGCTCGGAAAAGGCCATGATAAAGCTGCTGACTGGTGGAGTGTTGGAATTTTGTTATTTGAGATGCTTACTGGGAAG CCGCCTTTTATCAGTAGCAACAGAGAGAAAATGCAGCAGAAGATAATgaaagagaagattaagttgccAGCTTACTTGTCCAGTGAAGCTCATTCTTTGCTCAAAGGC TTGCTCCAGAAGGAAGCAAGCAAGCGCCTCGGCAGTGGTCCTACTGGCAGCAATGAGATAAAGAGCCACAAATGGTTCAAGTCAATTAATTGGAGGAAGCTGGAGAATCGTGAGATCCAGCCTTGCTTCCGGCCAAATGTTGCTGGAAAGACTTGCATTGCGAATTTTGACAAGCGGTGGACAAGCATGCCAGTGTTGGATTCACCGGTTGCCAGCCCAGTGGCCGGGCAGAATGAATTTGCAGGTTTTACTTACGTCAGGCCTGCTCCTTTCCTTCAGAAGCCTAGTCTTCTCAGCTGA